A genome region from Setaria italica strain Yugu1 chromosome III, Setaria_italica_v2.0, whole genome shotgun sequence includes the following:
- the LOC101757944 gene encoding muscle M-line assembly protein unc-89 yields the protein MTEEVIKEVITSTPASADPKCEDLLINSPVIIDGTSTTLDVKRKEKPVPHYRRASSRSCHDNCKFGIKHSPEPKKYWPISRKQLRRASAGSHERDRVEIILPKTARPRKEDQKLKNSHEKDGDATAPGKPEFTNPKAPLERAPDHFSSISCVEDLSAEASEPIVAEMLPTDAECFVISHDDVEDCEDRVSSDGAESIELEMPLAIQDIDESDEQTEDAILPANNVCEVGQPSLVDHLPDQSANECASSDKRTSQAVIASEKHEQAAFGTKSKGSANKPEKPKVKATSSVTRNTVSSQRNGRASHLKATGAADESSRGPKTIRKTADATAAKKFSKPERKFSSNVASAAPKAKEIKVPSPSNAMDSSAKPPRLAKPKATTAKKAPSPSLSSGKQTDREMKEKNVAKNAQVLKKKGDEKVIPGPLKLSRSLNMSGKSITSLRLKSIRKDKFAPPIKSSKKVSETENSVTDAKNAKEKFLKMASPKVRKPEVNNKVTRPPRKEKSDTPRTAIARRPKPAPITSSSTMAPAPQPRKLTFRRGKVLNPDESSSTPRRLRFRSAMAVADTSGSRSRGSRITGRRNGISIAAKDPGAEVVVLRRRQDGKEVKKQEQVLLNNVIEETASRLVAEARKSKVKALVGAFETVISLQETGKASAPAAASVAP from the exons ATGACTGAAGAAGTGATCAAAGAGGTCATCACCTCAACTCCTGCATCAGCTGATCCAAAGTGCGAAGACCTCCTCATAAACTCTCCAGTGATCATAGATGGTACCAGCACGACGCTTGATGTTAAGAGGAAGGAGAAGCCAGTCCCACATTACCGAAGAGCATCCAGTAGGTCTTGCCATGACAACTGCAAGTTTGGGATCAAGCATTCCCCTGAACCCAAAAAGTACTGGCCTATTAGTCGCAAGCAACTGCGCCGTGCGAGTGCTGGGAGCCATGAACGTGACAGGGTTGAAATCATACTACCGAAAACAGCCAGGCCAAGAAAGGAGGACCAGAAGCTGAAAAATTCTCATGAAAAAGATGGTGATGCTACTGCTCCTGGCAAGCCTGAATTCACCAATCCAAAGGCACCTCTCGAAAGAGCACCTGATCATTTTAGCAGTATTTCCTGCGTGGAAGATTTGTCAGCTGAAGCATCTGAACCTATTGTGGCAGAAATGCTTCCAACTGACGCAGAATGCTTCGTCATCTCTCATGATGATGTGGAAGACTGTGAAGATCGAGTTTCATCAGATGGAGCTGAAAGCATTGAGCTGGAGATGCCATTAGCTATCCAGGACATTGATGAATCTGATGAACAAACAGAGGATGCCATTCTGCCTGCTAACAATGTATGTGAAGTTGGGCAACCGTCACTTGTGGATCATTTGCCTGATCAATCAGCAAATGAGTGTGCAAGTTCAGATAAGAGGACTAGTCAGGCTGTGATAGCATCAGAGAAGCATGAACAAGCTGCATTTGGGACTAAATCAAAGGGCTCAGCTAATAAACCAGAAAAACCAAAGGTGAAAGCGACATCGAGTGTAACAAGGAACACTGTTTCAAGCCAGAGAAATGGAAGAGCATCGCATCTGAAAGCTACTGGTGCAGCAGATGAAAGCTCCAGGGGACCAAAGACAATAAGAAAAACTGCAGATGCTACTGCTGCTAAAAAGTTCAGTAAGCCAGAGAGGAAATTTAGCTCAAATGTTGCATCAGCTGCACCAAAAGCTAAAGAGATCAAAGTACCATCACCATCGAATGCAATGGATTCATCTGCCAAACCTCCTAGGTTGGCCAAACCGAAAGCTACGACAGCCAAGAAAGCTCCTTCTCCATCACTTTCTTCAGGGAAACAGACTGACAGAGAGATGAAAGAAAAGAATGTTGCCAAGAATGCTCAAGTTTTGAAAAAGAAGGGAGACGAGAAGGTGATACCAGGTCCATTGAAACTGTCTCGTTCATTAAACATGTCTGGAAAGTCTATCACGAGCCTCAGGTTGAAATCAATCAGAAAAGACAAATTTGCTCCCCCAATCAAGAGTAGCAAGAAGGTTTCTGAAACAGAAAATTCAGTCACTGATGCTAAGAACGCCAAGGAGAAATTTCTGAAGATGGCTTCACCAAAAGTGCGAAAACCAGAGGTTAACAACAAAGTGACACGACCTCCTCGCAAAG AAAAATCTGACACTCCAAGAACTGCTATCGCAAGGAGACCAAAGCCTGCACCCATCACCTCCTCAAGCACCATGGCACCAGCTCCACAGCCTCGCAAGCTGACTTTCCGCCGCGGCAAGGTGCTGAACCCCGACGAGAGCAGCAGCACCCCGAGGCGGCTCCGGTTCAGGTCTGCCATGGCTGTGGCAGACACGAGTGGTTCCAGGAGCAGAGGCAGCAGGATCACTGGCAGGAGGAATGGCATCAGCATCGCGGCGAAAGACCCTGGCGCTGAGGTCGTCGTGCTGCGACGGCGGCAGGATGGCAAGGAGGTGAAGAAGCAGGAGCAGGTGCTGCTCAACAACGTGATCGAGGAGACGGCGAGCCGGCTCGTTGCCGAGGCGCGGAAGAGCAAGGTGAAGGCCCTCGTTGGCGCCTTTGAGACTGTCATCTCGCTGCAGGAGACCGGCAAGGCTTCTGCTCCAGCGGCGGCAAGCGTGGCGCCATGA